One Myxococcus stipitatus genomic window, TGCCGCCCTTCGTGCGCGGCCCCTACTCCACCATGTACGTGCAGCAGCCGTGGACGGTGCGCCAGTACGCGGGCTTCTCCACGGCCGAGGCCTCCAACGCCTTCTACCGCCGCAACCTCGCGGCCGGACAGAAGGGCCTGTCCATCGCGTTCGACCTGGCCACGCACCGGGGTTACGACAGCGACCATCCGCGCGTCGCGGGCGACGTGGGGATGGCGGGCGTGGCCATCGACTCCATCAAGGACATGCGCATCCTGTTCGACCGCATCCCGCTCGACCAGATGAGCGTGTCGATGACGATGAACGGCGCGGTGCTCCCCGTGCTCGCGCTCTACGTGGTCGCGGCCGAGGAGCAGGGCGTGCGCCCCGAACAGCTCAGCGGGACCATCCAGAACGACATCCTCAAGGAGTTCATGGTCCGCAACACGTACATCTACCCGCCGGGCCCGTCGATGCGCATCATCGGCGACATCTTCCGCTTCACCGCGGAGAAGATGCCGCGCTTCAACAGCATCAGCATCAGCGGCTACCACATGCAGGAGGCGGGAGCGACGCAGGACCTGGAGCTGGGCTACACGCTCGCGGACGGCGTGGAGTACGTGCGCGCAGGCCTGGCGGCGGGGCTGGGCGTGGACGCGTTCGCGCCCCGGCTGTCGTTCTTCTGGGCCATCGGCATGAACTTCTTCATGGAGGTGGCGAAGATGCGCGCGGCCCGGATGATCTGGGCCCGGCTCATCAAGGGCTTCAACCCCAGGAGCGACAAGAGCCTGGCGCTGCGCACCCACTCGCAGACGTCCGGCTGGAGCCTCACCGCGCAGGACGTGTTCAACAACGTGGTGCGCACCTGCGTGGAGGCCATGGCCGCCACCCAGGGCCACACGCAGAGCCTGCACACCAACTCGCTGGACGAGGCCATCGCCCTGCCCACGGACTTCAGCGCGCGCATCGCCCGCAACACCCAGCTCTACCTCCAGTTGGAGAGCGGCACCACGCGCGTCATCGACCCGTGGGGCGGCAGCTACTACGTGGAGCGCCTCACGCACGAGCTGGCCCAGAAGGCGTGGGGCCACATCCAGGAGGTCGAGGCGCTGGGCGGCATGACCAAGGCCATCGAGGCGGGGCTGCCCAAGCTGCGCATCGAGGAGGCCTCGGCGCGCACCCAGGCGCGCATCGACTCCGGGCGGCAGGCCATCATCGGCGTGAACAAGTACCCGCCCGAGCGCGAGGACCGCATCGAGATCCTCAAGGTGGACAACACCGCCGTGCGCGAGGCGCAGATCGCCCGGCTCAAGCAGCTGCGCGCCGAGCGCGACGCGAACGAGGTGCGCCGCCGCCTGGACGCGCTGACGGAGGCGGGCCGCCGCAACGAGGGCAACCTCCTGGCGCTGGCCATCGACGCGGCGCGGGCCAAGGCGACGGTGGGGGAGATCAGCGACGCGCTCGAGAAGGTGTTCGGGCGCTACGAGGCCACGGTGCGAAGCGTGTCCGGTGTGTATTCGAGCGAGGCGGGCAAGGACGCCCAGGGCATCGGCGAGGCGCGCGCGGCGGCGGACGACTTCCTCGCCCGCTTCGGCCGCCGTCCCCGCATCCTCATCGCGAAGATGGGCCAGGACGGCCATGACCGCGGGCAGAAGGTCATCGCCACGGCCTTCGCGGACCTGGGCTTCGACGTGGACATCGGCCCGCTGTTCCAGACGCCCGAGGAGTCCGCGCGGCAGGCGGTGGAGAACGACGTGCACGTGGTGGGCGCCAGCTCGCTCGCGGCCGGCCACCTCACGCTGGTGCCCCAGCTCAAGCAGGCGCTGCGCGAGCTGGGCCGCGAGGACATCATGGTCGTCGTGGGCGGCGTCATCCCCCCGCAGGACTACGATGCCCTGCGCGCCGCCGGGGCCGCCGCCATCTTCGGCCCGGGCACGGTCATCTCCAAGGCCGCCATCGAGCTGCTCGGCAAGCTGGCCGCCGCGCAGGAGGAGGCATGAAGCTGCTGACGGCGGACGCCTACGTGGACGGCGTCCGCGCGGGCGACCGCGCCGTGCTCGCCCGGGCCATCACCCTGGTGGAGAGCGGCCACCCGCGCCACCAGGTGCTGGCGCAGGAGGTGCTCACGCGCCTGCTCCCCCATACGGGTGGCGCCCGGCGCGTGGGCATCAGCGGCGTGCCGGGCGTGGGCAAGAGCACGTTCATCGACGCGCTGGGCATGCACCTGGTGGGCGCGGGGCACCGCGTGGCGGTGCTCGCCATCGACCCGTCGAGCACGGTCTCCGGGGGCAGCATCCTGGGCGACAAGACGCGCATGGCCAGGCTGTCGCGCGAAGCGACCGCGTACATCCGCCCCAGCCCCTCCAGCGGCACGCTGGGCGGTGTCGCGCGCAAGACACGCGAGACGCTGCTCTTGTGCGAGGCCGCTGGCTTCGACGTGGTGCTGGTGGAGACGGTGGGTGTCGGACAGTCGGAGACGGTGGTCGCCGACATGGTGGACTTCTACCTGGTGCTGATGCTCGCCGGTGCGGGCGACGAGCTGCAGGGCATCAAGCGCGGCATCCTCGAGGTGGCGGACATGCTCGCCATCAACAAGGCGGATGGCGACAACCAGACCCGGGCGGAGCGGGCGCGAGCGGAGCTGCGCGCGGCGCTGCACCTGATGCGGCCGGGCGCCGAGCCCGAGGTGACGACCTGCAGCGCGCTCCAGGGCCTGGGCATCGACCGGCTGTGGGCCTCCATCGAGGCGCAGCTGGGCAAGCGCGAGGCGGCCGGGGTGTTGGCGCGCCGACGCAAGGAGCAGCAGATCGGCTGGATGTGGGCCATGGTGCAGGACGGCCTGCGAGCGGCCCTGCATGCGAACCCCACGGTGGCCGCCCTCGTCCCGGCGTTGGAGTCCGAGGTCCGCGAGGGACGCGCCACGCCCACGTCCGCCGCACTGCGCGTGCTGGGCGCGTTCCTCCCGGAATCGACGGCTTGACAGGCCGCGTCGACTGAAGGGGCGGCCCGCTTCAATCGCTTGCCCCTCCCCCACCGCGCTCCTACTGTACGCGGCGTGCGAAACGTCCAGTTGACCTCCGTTCCCATGCCCTACAAGCCGCGATTCCACGTGCGAATCGTGACGGCCGCCTCCCTGTTCGACGGGCACGACGCGGCCATCAACGTCATGCGCCGCCTGATGCAGGCCTCCGGCGCGGAGATCATCCACCTGGGGCACAACCGCTCCGTGGCGGAGATCGTCGACTGCGCCATCCAGGAGGATGCCCAGGGCATCGCCATCACCTCCTACCAGGGCGGCCACGTCGAGTTCTTCAAGTACATGATCGACCTGCTGAAGCAGCGCGGGGCGAACATCAAGGTGTTCGGCGGCGGCGGTGGCACCATCCTCCCCAGCGAGATCGAGGAGCTGCACGCGTACGGCGTCACGCGCATCTATTCCCCGGACGACGGGCGGGCCATGGGCCTGCAGGGGATGATCGACCACCTGATCTCCGAGTGCGACTTCGAGAAGCGCCCGGCGGACTTCGCCCAGGCGCTCGCGACGCGGCCCCTGCGCGAGCCGTCGCGCATCGCGTCGCTCATCACCGTCGCGGAGAACTTCTCCGCGGTGGGCGACGCCCTGCGTGACGCGCTCCAGAAGGCCCGCGCCCAGGGGCCGCGCGTCCCCGTGCTCGGCATCACCGGCACCGGCGGGGCGGGCAAGTCCAGCCTCGTCGACGAGCTGGTGCGCCGCTTCCTCGCGGACTTCCCGGACAAGACGCTCGCGGTGCTCTCCGTGGACCCGTCCAAGCGCAAGTCCGGCGGCGCGCTCCTGGGCGACCGCATCCGCATGAACGCCATCGACAACGCGCGCGTCTACATGCGCTCGATGGCGACGCGGCAGAGCAACCTCGCCCTGTCCAAGCACGTGGGTGAGTCCATCGAGGTCTGCAAGGCCGCGGGCTTCGACCTCATCATCGTGGAGACCTCCGGCATCGGTCAGTCCGACACCGAAATCACCGAGCACTCGGACGTCTCGCTGTACGTGATGACGGCGGAGTACGGCGCCGCCACGCAGCTCGAGAAGATCGACATGCTCGACTTCGCGGACGTCATCGCCATCAACAAGTTCGACAAGCGCGGCTCGCTGGACGCGCTGCGCGACGTGCGCAAGCAGTGGAAGCGCAACCACAACGCCTTCACCACCGCGGACGACGCGGTGCCTGTCTTCGGGACCATCGCGTCGCAGTTCAACGACCCGGGGATGAACCAGCTCTACCGGTCCATCATGGACACCGTGGTGCGCAAGACGGGCGCCGCGCTCCAGTCGCAGCTGACCGTCACGCCGGGCATGAGCGAGAAGAAGTGGATCATCCCGCCCGAGCGCACCCGCTACCTGGCGGAGATCGTCGAGACCTGCGAGGCGTACGACAAGTTCGCCCGGGCCCAGGCGGCCATCGCCCGGCGGATGTACCAGCTGCACGGCACCATCGAGGCGCTGCGCGCCAACGTGGGCAGGAAGAAGCTGGAGATCGTCGAGCCGAAGGACACCTCGGACGTGGTGCAGGTCACCGAGCGCGTCGAGGGCGAGCCGGCGTACCTGACCGAGCTGGTGGAGCTGTACAAGGACCTGGAGTCGCGGCTCGACCCGGAGTGCCGGCGCCTGCTCACCGAGTGGCCGGCGACGAAGCGGCGCTACGCCGCGGCGAAGTACCAGTACCAGGTGCGCGAGAAGGTCATCGAGCTGGACCTGTTCACCGAGTCGCTGTCGCACCTGCGCATCCCGAAGATCGCCCTGCCCCGCTACGAGGACTGGGGTGACATCCTCTTGTGGCTGCTGCGGGAGAACGCGCCGGGCGCCTTCCCGTTCACCGCGGGCGTCTTCCCGCTCAAGCGCGAGGGCGAGGACCCGGCGCGCATGTTCGCGGGCGAGGGTGGCCCGGAGCGCACCAACAAGCGCTTCCACTACGTCTCGCGCGGCCTGCCCGCCAAGCGCCTGTCCACGGCGTTCGACTCCGTGACGCTGTACGGCGAGGACCCGGACCACCGGCCGGACATCTACGGCAAGGTGGGCAACTCCGGCGTGTCCATCGCCAACGTGGATGACGCGAAGAAGCTCTATTCGGGCTTCGACCTGGCGGACCCGTCCACGTCGGTGTCGATGACCATCAATGGCCCGGCGCCCATGCTGCTGGGCTTCTTCCTCAACGCCGCCGTGGACCAGCAGTGCGAGAAGTGGATCCGCGCCAACGGCAAGGTGGAGGAGGTCGAGAAGAAGATCGACGCGCTCTACCAGGAGCGGGGGCTGCCGCGTCCGCGCTACCAGGGCGAGCTGCCCCAGGGCAACGACGGGCTGGGGCTCCTGCTGCTCGGCGTGTCGGGCGACGAGGTGCTGCCCAAGGACGTGTACGAGAAGCTCCGCGCCTCGACGCTCCAGCAGGTGCGCGGCACGGTGCAGGCGGACATCCTCAAGGAGGACCAGGCGCAGAACACCTGCATCTTCTCCACCGAGTTCGCCCTGCGGTTGATGGGCGACATCCAGCAGTACTTCACCGACAAGAAGGTGCGGAACTTCTACTCGGTGTCCATCTCCGGCTACCACATCGCGGAGGCCGGGGCGAACCCCATCTCCCAGCTGGCCTTCACGCTGGCCAACGGCTTCACCTTCGTCGAGTACTACCTGTCGCGCGGGATGCACATCGACGACTTCGCGCCCAACCTCTCGTTCTTCTTCTCGAACGGGATGGACCCCGAGTACACGGTGCTGGGCCGCGTGGCGCGCCGCATCTGGGCGAAGACGCTCCGCGACAAGTACGGCGCGAATGATCGCTCGCAGAAGCTGAAGTACCACATCCAGACGTCGGGCCGGTCCCTGCACGCGCAGGAGATCGCCTTCAACGACATCCGGACCACGCTCCAGGCGCTGCTGGCCCTCAACGACAACTGCAACTCGCTGCACACCAACGCGTACGACGAGGCCATCACCACGCCGACGGAGGAGAGCGTGCGTCGCGCGCTCGCCATCCAGCTCATCATCAACAAGGAGTTCGGCCTCTCCAAGAACGAGAACCCCAACCAGGGCTCGTTCATCGTCGAGGAGCTGACGGACCTGGTGGAGGCGGCGGTGCTCGCGGAGTTCCGCGCCATCTCCGAGCGCGGTGGCGTGCTCGGCGCCATGGAGCGCATGTACCAGCGTTCGAAGATCCAGGAGGAGTCGCTGTACTACGAGACGCTCAAGCACGACGGCTCGCTGCCCATCATCGGCGTGAACACATTCCTGGACCCGAAGGGCTCTCCCACCGTGCAGCCGCCCGAGGTGATTCGAGCGACGCAGGAGGAGAAGGACTACGCCATCGCCTCGCGCGACGCCTTCTGGAAGCGCAACGCCCAGACGGCGCCGGTGGCGCTGGAGGCCGTCAAGCGCGCGGCGCTCGACAACGGCAACGTCTTCGCCGCGCTGATGGACGCCTGCAAGGTCTGCACGCTGGGACAGATCTCCCGCGCGCTGTACGAGGTGGGTGGGCAGTACCGCCGGAACATGTAGTCCCCCGGGCCCCTCGCGCGACCTCGCGCGAGGGGCCCTTGCCCGCGGACGCTCACTTGCGAGAACGCGGGGCGCGCCGCTCCACGCCGTGCCACGCGGCGCGCGTCAGCACGGGGACAGCCGCCTTCGGATCCGTCTTCGCCCGTCCGGTGAGCCACTCACGCAGCAGCTCCTGCGCGGGCGCGTAGACGATGGCCAGGAAGAGGTCGAGCGACATGGGCTCGATGGCCCCGGCCTGGACGTGCCCCTGCAGCCAGTCGCGCAGGCGCCCGAAGGTGCCGCGGTTCTGGTCGCGGATGCCGGGCTCCGAACCGGAGATGGCGGAGATGCGCCGCGCGACCAGCAGGAAGCGGGCCTCCTTCGGATGCGCGAGCGACCACTCGAGGTGGAAGCGCACGAGCGCCTCGACGCCCTCCTTCGCGCCGGCGAGCCGCTGGAGCTCCCTCAGCGCCCCCTCCTGGTACTGCTCCAGCACGTCCAGGTAGAGCGCCGTGGCGATGGCGTTCTTGCTGTCGAACAGGTGGTAGATGCTCCCCGTGCTGGCCCCCGAGCGGGCGCGGATGGCCGCCATCGTCGTGCCCTCGAAGCCCTGCTCCAGGAAGCACTCGAGCGCCGCCTTCAGGATTTCCTCTCTCCGGCTCCCCGGGTTGCGCATTCCGGCACCCTACTATAGAACGCCATTCTAGAACGATATTCTAATGCGATTCGGAGGCGTCATGGAGTCCTTCCTGGAGATCGGCAACGAGATCCTGTCGAAGCAGCCGTTCAGCCAGTTGCTTGGGACGCAGCTGACACGGCTGACGCCGAGCGAGGCCGTGCTGGAGCTCTCCTTGCGAGACGACATGAAGCAGCAGTACGGCTTCGTGCACGGAGGCGTGCTCAGCTACATGGCGGACAACGCCCTCACCTTCGCGGGCGGCTTCGCGATGCGCGGCGTCCAGGTGGTGACGGCGGAGTTCAAGATCAACTACGTCCGCCCCGCCATCGGCACGCGACTCGTCGCCCGGGCGCGCACCGTGCATGTGGGGCGGCGACAGACGGTGTGCCAGTGCGACCTGTTCGTCCAGGAGGCGGAACGGGAGACCCTCGTCGCGGTGGCCCAGGGCACCATCAGCGCCATGGGCAGCCGGGAGGAGTGAAACACGGCGTCAGGGAGGGCCGCGCGGCCGCGATGGTCCGCGTGACAGCGCGCGATGAACCAGGCGCACTCGCGCCGGGAGCCGCGCGGAGCCCGACGGGAGACAGGCGCTTCGGCGCCTGACGGTGAGCGGCCCTCACGCGGGCGCCCGAAATGCGCGCCCCGGCGACGCGACATGCATGCGTCACCGGGCGCGGCTTCGCTCGAACCCTACAGCCACTTCGGCGCCTGACGGCGCGCGGGAGGCGGCTCGGCGGCGGGACGAGCGGGGGCCGGCGCGGGGCTGCTCGCGGGACGCGGAGCCGCGCTCGGGCCTCGCGGCGCCTGCGCATTGCCACGATTCGGCCCCGAACCACCGGAACGCGCGGAGCGGTTCGCCTCGGGGCGCCCCTGCCCACCACCGCCCCGTCCTCCACCGCGATGACGACGCGAAGCATTGCCGGAAGGATTGCCCCGTCCACCGCCCTGCTGGGGCTGTCCCCCACCCCGCCCCTGCGCCGACGGCGCCTGGCCGCGCGCGGGTGCCTGCACCGACGCGGAGGCCGCGGGCCGCGGCGCCGCGCTGCCCGAACGGTACGGATGGTCCTCGACCACCGGCACGCCACGGCGGATGGTCCGCTCGATGTCGCGCAGGTACGCCCGCTCCTCGGCGTCGCAGAAGGACACCGCCGTCCCGCTCGCGCCCGCGCGGCCCGTGCGGCCGATGCGGTGCACGTACTGCTCCGGCACGTTGGGCAGGTCGTAGTTGATGACGAAGCTCAGCCCGTCGATGTCGATGCCCCGCGCCGCGATGTCCGTGGCGACCAGGACCCGGATGTCCCCCGAGCGGAAGTCATCCAGCGCGCGCTCGCGGGCGTTCTGGCTCTTGTTGCCGTGAATCGCGGCGGCGTGCACCCCGGCCTGCTCGAGCTGCTTCGCGACGCGGTTGGCGCCGTGCTTGGTGCGCGTGAAGACCAGCGCGCGCGGAATCCGCGCCTCGTCCTTCAGCAGATGCGCCAACAGGCCACGCTTCGCCTCGCGCTCCACGAAGTACACCTGCTGCGTCACCGTCTCCGCAGTGCTGGAGACGGGGGTCACCTCCACGCGGACGGGGTCCGTCAGCAGGTTGCGCGACAGGTCGACGATCTCCGGCGGCATCGTCGCGCTGAAGAAGAGCGTCTGGCGCTTGGACGGCAGCGCCTTGATGACCTTGCGCACGTCATGGATGAAGCCCATGTCGAGCATGCGGTCCGCCTCGTCGAGCACGAACACCTCGAGCGAGCGCAGCGACACGAAGCCCTGGTCCATCAAGTCCAGCAGACGGCCCGGCGTCGCCACCAGCACGTCCACGCCACTGCGCAGCGACTGCACCTGCGCCGCCTGCCCCACGCCACCGAAAATCACCGCGTGCCGCAGCGGCAGGTTGCGGCCGTAGGTCATGAAGCTCTCACCCACCTGCCCGGCCAGCTCGCGCGTCGGCGTGAGCACCAGACAACGCACCGGCCGAGCGCCCCCCGCGGGCGCCTTCGCCGACAGCCGCTGGAGGATGGGCAGCGCGAACGCCGCCGTCTTGCCCGTGCCCGTCTGGGCGACGCCCAGCACGTCCTTGCCCATCAGGGCATGCGGAATCGCCTTCTCCTGGATGGGCGTGGGGGTGGTGTAGCCCTCCGCCTTGACGGCTCGCAGGAGGGTCTCGTGAAGCTGAAGTTCGTCGAAAGTCATGTCGTCCTGGGAAACGGTGAGCCCGCCCCCTCGCCACGAGGAGGCCCGCGCAGCGCGCTCTTCCGGCCATGAACCGGAGGCGCCTGGCGGTGCGCGGCCAGACCCGAATGGCCGAACCGCTTGGGAACGTGAAGGAACAGGAGGGCCCCCCCACCCATTCCGGAATCACGGCGCGAGACCCTGCCCGCTCCTCGCCTCAAAGTCCCGTGGAATCAACGCGACGCCGGACGTTTTACCCATGGACCGTCCCGCCAGGAGCACGCCTGCCCCCTTGCCCTCCGGGACACCTTGAAAACACGGGATGATACAGCTGGACGGCTACACCGTGGGTGAGACACATGCTGGGAGCCCCAAGGGAGGAGGCCCCGAGCCAGGTCGCCCGGGGCCTCCACCCCTCATCACCTCACGTCACGCGCGCGCTTCCGTCAGGGAGGCCTGGAGCGCCTCCGGGAGCGGCTCGTACGTCCCCAGGCGCATGCTGGCCTGGGCCCTGCCCTGCGTGCGGCCGCGCAGGCCCGTCACGTAGCCGAAGAGGCTGGCCATGGGCACGCGCGCGGAGACGAGCCGCGCATTGCCCCGGGCCTCCATCCCCAGCACCCGCCCCCGCCGCGCCGCCAGGTCCCCCAGGACGTCGCCCAGGTAGTCCTCCGGCGTGGTGACCTCCACGTCCATCACCGGCTCCAGCACCCGCACGCCCACGGACTTCACGGCCTCCTGGAGGGCGAGCGAGCCCGCCATGGAGAACGCCTGGGGCGTGGAGTCACGCACGTGCGTGTCGCCA contains:
- the scpA gene encoding methylmalonyl-CoA mutase, producing the protein MRTHVPDFSGLDFDAPQTQPSAATRDAQRASAAASTRQAERWDTPEGIPVKPVYTAEDLADVEHLGSLPGLPPFVRGPYSTMYVQQPWTVRQYAGFSTAEASNAFYRRNLAAGQKGLSIAFDLATHRGYDSDHPRVAGDVGMAGVAIDSIKDMRILFDRIPLDQMSVSMTMNGAVLPVLALYVVAAEEQGVRPEQLSGTIQNDILKEFMVRNTYIYPPGPSMRIIGDIFRFTAEKMPRFNSISISGYHMQEAGATQDLELGYTLADGVEYVRAGLAAGLGVDAFAPRLSFFWAIGMNFFMEVAKMRAARMIWARLIKGFNPRSDKSLALRTHSQTSGWSLTAQDVFNNVVRTCVEAMAATQGHTQSLHTNSLDEAIALPTDFSARIARNTQLYLQLESGTTRVIDPWGGSYYVERLTHELAQKAWGHIQEVEALGGMTKAIEAGLPKLRIEEASARTQARIDSGRQAIIGVNKYPPEREDRIEILKVDNTAVREAQIARLKQLRAERDANEVRRRLDALTEAGRRNEGNLLALAIDAARAKATVGEISDALEKVFGRYEATVRSVSGVYSSEAGKDAQGIGEARAAADDFLARFGRRPRILIAKMGQDGHDRGQKVIATAFADLGFDVDIGPLFQTPEESARQAVENDVHVVGASSLAAGHLTLVPQLKQALRELGREDIMVVVGGVIPPQDYDALRAAGAAAIFGPGTVISKAAIELLGKLAAAQEEA
- a CDS encoding DEAD/DEAH box helicase; the protein is MTFDELQLHETLLRAVKAEGYTTPTPIQEKAIPHALMGKDVLGVAQTGTGKTAAFALPILQRLSAKAPAGGARPVRCLVLTPTRELAGQVGESFMTYGRNLPLRHAVIFGGVGQAAQVQSLRSGVDVLVATPGRLLDLMDQGFVSLRSLEVFVLDEADRMLDMGFIHDVRKVIKALPSKRQTLFFSATMPPEIVDLSRNLLTDPVRVEVTPVSSTAETVTQQVYFVEREAKRGLLAHLLKDEARIPRALVFTRTKHGANRVAKQLEQAGVHAAAIHGNKSQNARERALDDFRSGDIRVLVATDIAARGIDIDGLSFVINYDLPNVPEQYVHRIGRTGRAGASGTAVSFCDAEERAYLRDIERTIRRGVPVVEDHPYRSGSAAPRPAASASVQAPARGQAPSAQGRGGGQPQQGGGRGNPSGNASRRHRGGGRGGGGQGRPEANRSARSGGSGPNRGNAQAPRGPSAAPRPASSPAPAPARPAAEPPPARRQAPKWL
- the meaB gene encoding methylmalonyl Co-A mutase-associated GTPase MeaB, which produces MKLLTADAYVDGVRAGDRAVLARAITLVESGHPRHQVLAQEVLTRLLPHTGGARRVGISGVPGVGKSTFIDALGMHLVGAGHRVAVLAIDPSSTVSGGSILGDKTRMARLSREATAYIRPSPSSGTLGGVARKTRETLLLCEAAGFDVVLVETVGVGQSETVVADMVDFYLVLMLAGAGDELQGIKRGILEVADMLAINKADGDNQTRAERARAELRAALHLMRPGAEPEVTTCSALQGLGIDRLWASIEAQLGKREAAGVLARRRKEQQIGWMWAMVQDGLRAALHANPTVAALVPALESEVREGRATPTSAALRVLGAFLPESTA
- a CDS encoding TetR/AcrR family transcriptional regulator codes for the protein MRNPGSRREEILKAALECFLEQGFEGTTMAAIRARSGASTGSIYHLFDSKNAIATALYLDVLEQYQEGALRELQRLAGAKEGVEALVRFHLEWSLAHPKEARFLLVARRISAISGSEPGIRDQNRGTFGRLRDWLQGHVQAGAIEPMSLDLFLAIVYAPAQELLREWLTGRAKTDPKAAVPVLTRAAWHGVERRAPRSRK
- a CDS encoding PaaI family thioesterase — encoded protein: MESFLEIGNEILSKQPFSQLLGTQLTRLTPSEAVLELSLRDDMKQQYGFVHGGVLSYMADNALTFAGGFAMRGVQVVTAEFKINYVRPAIGTRLVARARTVHVGRRQTVCQCDLFVQEAERETLVAVAQGTISAMGSREE
- a CDS encoding methylmalonyl-CoA mutase family protein, coding for MRNVQLTSVPMPYKPRFHVRIVTAASLFDGHDAAINVMRRLMQASGAEIIHLGHNRSVAEIVDCAIQEDAQGIAITSYQGGHVEFFKYMIDLLKQRGANIKVFGGGGGTILPSEIEELHAYGVTRIYSPDDGRAMGLQGMIDHLISECDFEKRPADFAQALATRPLREPSRIASLITVAENFSAVGDALRDALQKARAQGPRVPVLGITGTGGAGKSSLVDELVRRFLADFPDKTLAVLSVDPSKRKSGGALLGDRIRMNAIDNARVYMRSMATRQSNLALSKHVGESIEVCKAAGFDLIIVETSGIGQSDTEITEHSDVSLYVMTAEYGAATQLEKIDMLDFADVIAINKFDKRGSLDALRDVRKQWKRNHNAFTTADDAVPVFGTIASQFNDPGMNQLYRSIMDTVVRKTGAALQSQLTVTPGMSEKKWIIPPERTRYLAEIVETCEAYDKFARAQAAIARRMYQLHGTIEALRANVGRKKLEIVEPKDTSDVVQVTERVEGEPAYLTELVELYKDLESRLDPECRRLLTEWPATKRRYAAAKYQYQVREKVIELDLFTESLSHLRIPKIALPRYEDWGDILLWLLRENAPGAFPFTAGVFPLKREGEDPARMFAGEGGPERTNKRFHYVSRGLPAKRLSTAFDSVTLYGEDPDHRPDIYGKVGNSGVSIANVDDAKKLYSGFDLADPSTSVSMTINGPAPMLLGFFLNAAVDQQCEKWIRANGKVEEVEKKIDALYQERGLPRPRYQGELPQGNDGLGLLLLGVSGDEVLPKDVYEKLRASTLQQVRGTVQADILKEDQAQNTCIFSTEFALRLMGDIQQYFTDKKVRNFYSVSISGYHIAEAGANPISQLAFTLANGFTFVEYYLSRGMHIDDFAPNLSFFFSNGMDPEYTVLGRVARRIWAKTLRDKYGANDRSQKLKYHIQTSGRSLHAQEIAFNDIRTTLQALLALNDNCNSLHTNAYDEAITTPTEESVRRALAIQLIINKEFGLSKNENPNQGSFIVEELTDLVEAAVLAEFRAISERGGVLGAMERMYQRSKIQEESLYYETLKHDGSLPIIGVNTFLDPKGSPTVQPPEVIRATQEEKDYAIASRDAFWKRNAQTAPVALEAVKRAALDNGNVFAALMDACKVCTLGQISRALYEVGGQYRRNM